In the Candidatus Electrothrix rattekaaiensis genome, one interval contains:
- a CDS encoding DegV family protein gives MPDLRTCFAAGYACLAAWANLLDRINVFPVADGDTGTNLRISLAPLRDTEQDRTATPSLLTRCAIGNSGNIAAAFFREFCLTEQVADLAERAASGREKAWQAVAEPCKGTMLSVFDSLAACLAAHAASSERSEPTSIYPHLRSELQEAVRSTPEHLPDLKKAGVVDAGALGMYIYFDGFFRALTQQEDQPNSILSVFAGQLDIRNSFLSSRPSNAINSTGTITTKTCCANAVLRREGQGGGSGNPGDTMTVAHAINAIKALGESVVVLEDENQLKVHIHTDNPEQLRRKLAAFGTVISWDAEEIKENQGTSSQGRSQESEMLSVTHPALHILTDAAGSMTRKTAAQHGITLLDSYIIAGDDVRPESLCEPAEIYSRQRKGGKVTTAQASSFERYQYYESLVRQFGPCLYLCVGSAFTGNFAAARAWKKAHDSDNLLTVLDTGTASGCLALIALLTAQYTQKNRTPEEMITYACTVMEKCREYVFIDELKYLVAGGRVSKAGGFFGDLFGVKPIVSPINNIVQKLGITRNRKGQLTFALEKLQEEAVGSTPPLILLQYSDNEQWVRETVQQQVRELLPKAKILLTPLSLSSGVHMGPGTWAIAFAPQDF, from the coding sequence ATGCCTGATCTTCGTACCTGTTTCGCTGCCGGCTATGCCTGCCTTGCGGCCTGGGCCAACCTTTTGGACCGGATCAATGTTTTTCCGGTGGCAGACGGTGATACCGGCACCAATCTCCGAATCAGTCTGGCCCCGTTGCGTGATACAGAACAGGATCGCACGGCCACCCCCAGCCTCCTGACCCGTTGCGCCATAGGTAACTCCGGCAATATTGCGGCTGCCTTTTTTCGAGAATTTTGTCTGACTGAGCAGGTTGCCGATCTGGCGGAACGAGCAGCAAGCGGCAGAGAAAAAGCCTGGCAGGCCGTTGCCGAACCCTGCAAGGGGACCATGCTGTCCGTCTTTGACAGCCTCGCCGCCTGCCTTGCCGCCCATGCTGCATCATCTGAACGATCTGAGCCAACCTCCATCTATCCGCACCTCCGCAGCGAGCTGCAAGAGGCTGTCCGCTCTACACCTGAACATCTACCTGATCTCAAAAAAGCCGGGGTCGTGGATGCCGGTGCCTTGGGCATGTACATCTACTTTGACGGCTTCTTCAGGGCATTAACCCAGCAGGAAGATCAACCCAACTCTATCCTCTCAGTTTTTGCTGGTCAGCTTGATATCCGTAACTCTTTTCTCTCGTCAAGGCCTTCTAATGCAATAAACTCAACCGGCACGATTACAACAAAGACCTGCTGTGCAAATGCGGTTCTTCGCAGGGAGGGGCAAGGGGGAGGCTCTGGCAATCCCGGTGATACGATGACGGTTGCTCATGCTATCAATGCCATCAAGGCATTAGGGGAAAGCGTGGTCGTGCTTGAGGATGAGAATCAACTCAAGGTGCATATCCACACGGACAACCCTGAACAACTCCGCCGGAAACTTGCCGCCTTTGGCACCGTGATCAGCTGGGATGCCGAAGAGATTAAAGAAAACCAAGGAACTTCCAGTCAAGGCAGGTCTCAAGAATCCGAGATGCTCTCTGTAACTCACCCCGCCCTTCATATCCTGACCGATGCGGCAGGATCAATGACCAGGAAAACCGCTGCCCAACACGGCATCACGCTCTTGGACAGCTATATTATCGCGGGTGATGATGTCCGACCGGAAAGCCTCTGCGAGCCAGCAGAAATCTACTCCAGGCAGCGCAAGGGCGGCAAGGTCACCACAGCCCAAGCATCCTCTTTTGAGCGGTATCAATATTACGAGAGCCTTGTCCGGCAATTCGGCCCGTGCCTGTACCTCTGCGTCGGCTCGGCCTTTACCGGCAATTTTGCTGCGGCAAGGGCTTGGAAAAAAGCGCATGATTCGGACAATCTGCTTACCGTACTGGACACCGGAACCGCCTCGGGCTGTCTTGCCCTGATCGCCCTGCTCACGGCTCAGTATACGCAAAAAAATCGCACACCCGAGGAAATGATTACCTATGCCTGCACCGTCATGGAAAAATGCCGGGAATATGTCTTTATTGATGAACTGAAATATCTGGTCGCTGGTGGGAGGGTCTCCAAAGCAGGCGGTTTTTTCGGCGATTTATTCGGGGTCAAACCTATTGTCAGCCCGATCAATAATATCGTTCAGAAACTGGGCATTACCCGAAACAGGAAGGGGCAGCTTACCTTTGCGCTGGAGAAATTACAGGAAGAGGCTGTGGGGAGCACTCCCCCTCTGATCCTGCTCCAATACTCGGATAATGAGCAATGGGTGCGAGAAACTGTGCAGCAACAGGTGCGTGAGCTGCTGCCAAAGGCAAAAATCCTGCTGACACCATTATCGCTGAGTTCCGGGGTACATATGGGGCCGGGAACCTGGGCCATAGCCTTTGCACCGCAAGATTTTTAA
- a CDS encoding DUF1641 domain-containing protein, translating into MTNEEKILARLDELTEEVREAKRAVRPYVELKQELEPLIHSMVHETTARLSGLDKNVDLEDIGDMVGQSLSSSGNITEALKTLNSIVEFKRDFEPHGKDMFHELALRLQTAFQGFEGENLQELLKQFIVNMGNISEAMKLLSSFMDMRRDVAQLSGPVVDDMVERLEGFKQRGLFDDFQQMLDIGEQVSVKVKQIDLAKAKPITGIFGMMSALKRPEVQEGLGVLIELSTVASALKHMPKESAQDCASDAA; encoded by the coding sequence ATGACCAATGAAGAAAAAATTCTCGCCCGTCTCGACGAGCTCACCGAGGAGGTGCGAGAGGCCAAACGTGCTGTCAGGCCCTATGTGGAGCTGAAGCAGGAATTGGAGCCCCTAATCCATTCTATGGTTCATGAAACGACGGCCCGCCTGAGCGGCTTGGATAAAAATGTAGACTTGGAAGATATCGGGGACATGGTCGGCCAGTCCCTGTCATCCAGCGGCAATATTACTGAGGCACTCAAAACCCTGAACAGTATTGTGGAATTTAAAAGGGATTTTGAGCCGCACGGTAAAGATATGTTTCATGAGCTGGCACTTCGCCTGCAAACTGCTTTCCAAGGCTTTGAGGGAGAAAATCTGCAGGAATTGCTCAAGCAGTTCATCGTCAATATGGGCAATATTTCCGAGGCGATGAAGCTGCTCAGTTCTTTTATGGACATGAGACGGGATGTTGCTCAGTTGAGTGGGCCAGTTGTTGACGACATGGTTGAACGACTGGAAGGCTTTAAGCAGCGGGGTCTGTTTGATGATTTTCAACAGATGCTTGATATCGGCGAGCAGGTCAGTGTTAAGGTGAAGCAGATCGACCTTGCCAAGGCAAAACCGATCACCGGTATTTTCGGTATGATGTCCGCTCTGAAACGTCCAGAAGTCCAAGAAGGGCTGGGTGTGCTGATTGAGTTGTCAACGGTTGCCTCAGCTCTGAAACATATGCCGAAAGAATCTGCCCAGGACTGCGCTTCAGACGCAGCCTGA
- the dnaX gene encoding DNA polymerase III subunit gamma/tau translates to MSYLVLARKSRPQTFAQVVGQKPVVRTLQNGLLQNRVAHALIFSGVRGTGKTTLARIMAKALNCEKGEPPEPCNECRSCKEIMAGSSIDLHEVDGASNRGIQEIRELKENIRFMPTSSKFKIIIIDEVHMLTTEAFNALLKTLEEPPEHVYFMFATTELHKVPVTILSRCQRYELKRVPHAELATHFASLAEQEGIRIDESALNMVVREAGGSVRDGLSLLDQVFSYCGDNVTGQEVADVLGLVSHEVIADLARALLGKDIATALDCLEKVYSFGMDIKRFINELLAWFRSLVVCSVSQNPAALLDLPADELALLQEVAGAHSSQTLFMMFNLLLEGLEKAAYSARPRFAVEMTFIRAVQVDDVMPVTDLLTRLDDVLAGVALPQQQVSGQARQPMPSRQPPQGGGPTGASAQPSVPPSASSFAQSGPPAETEKKKEPEPVVPPPQASPPDEQGRKAANISVNAPVSAPEPNTPGASEQHPPPPEDTFAPVAAGAQTKDVRKHWPEFIRYVQERVKWMGAALKSSSSARLENGVLTVNYDESADCTLLKSKTNLVQLTEFAMDFFQEELEVTFKVPNSSACSTDSESAVAVRQERQKLAHDPLVLAAVDIFNGQVGDIRVGPRFRGPLHKEKLDE, encoded by the coding sequence ACTTTTGCTCAGGTGGTCGGCCAGAAACCCGTTGTCCGAACCTTGCAAAACGGTCTTTTGCAGAACCGGGTCGCCCATGCCCTGATTTTCAGCGGGGTGCGCGGCACTGGCAAGACCACCCTTGCCCGCATCATGGCTAAGGCCCTGAACTGCGAAAAGGGAGAACCGCCGGAACCCTGCAACGAATGTCGTTCCTGCAAGGAGATCATGGCAGGGAGTTCCATTGATCTGCACGAAGTGGATGGTGCTTCCAACCGGGGCATTCAGGAGATCCGCGAGCTCAAGGAAAATATCCGTTTTATGCCCACCAGCTCCAAGTTCAAGATCATCATCATTGATGAGGTCCACATGCTCACCACCGAGGCCTTCAATGCCTTGCTCAAGACCCTTGAGGAGCCGCCTGAGCATGTCTATTTCATGTTTGCCACCACGGAATTGCACAAGGTGCCGGTGACCATCCTCTCCCGTTGTCAACGCTACGAGCTGAAGCGGGTTCCTCATGCCGAGCTGGCTACCCATTTTGCTTCTTTAGCAGAGCAGGAGGGGATTCGCATTGATGAGTCAGCCCTGAATATGGTGGTCCGTGAGGCAGGAGGTTCGGTGCGTGATGGGCTTAGTCTGCTGGACCAAGTCTTCTCTTATTGCGGCGACAACGTCACCGGCCAGGAGGTGGCTGATGTGCTGGGACTGGTGAGTCATGAGGTGATTGCTGACCTTGCCCGTGCCCTGCTTGGTAAAGATATTGCCACTGCCCTGGACTGTTTAGAGAAGGTCTATAGCTTTGGCATGGATATCAAACGCTTTATCAACGAGCTGTTGGCTTGGTTTCGTAGTCTGGTGGTGTGCAGTGTCAGTCAGAATCCTGCTGCCCTGCTTGATCTGCCTGCGGATGAGCTGGCCTTGTTGCAGGAGGTTGCCGGAGCCCATTCCTCTCAAACTCTGTTCATGATGTTTAATCTCCTGCTTGAGGGCCTTGAAAAGGCAGCGTATTCTGCCCGTCCCCGTTTTGCAGTGGAAATGACCTTTATCCGGGCCGTGCAGGTGGATGATGTGATGCCTGTGACTGATTTGCTCACACGATTGGATGATGTGCTGGCCGGTGTGGCCTTGCCGCAACAGCAGGTATCCGGCCAAGCCCGGCAGCCGATGCCGTCTCGGCAACCGCCTCAGGGAGGAGGGCCGACAGGGGCCTCTGCTCAGCCGTCTGTTCCACCGTCTGCTTCATCGTTTGCACAGTCCGGCCCTCCTGCCGAGACTGAAAAAAAAAAAGAGCCTGAGCCGGTAGTGCCTCCTCCCCAGGCTTCGCCTCCTGATGAACAGGGGAGAAAAGCGGCTAACATATCGGTTAATGCACCGGTTAGTGCACCGGAACCGAATACCCCCGGAGCATCGGAACAGCATCCGCCGCCCCCGGAAGATACCTTTGCCCCGGTTGCAGCAGGTGCGCAGACAAAAGATGTGCGTAAGCATTGGCCCGAGTTTATCCGTTATGTTCAGGAGCGGGTCAAATGGATGGGTGCCGCTTTGAAAAGTTCGTCTTCAGCCCGTTTGGAAAACGGTGTTCTGACGGTGAACTATGATGAATCAGCGGATTGCACGCTCCTTAAAAGTAAAACGAATCTTGTGCAGCTCACCGAGTTTGCCATGGACTTTTTCCAGGAAGAGCTGGAGGTCACCTTCAAGGTGCCGAATTCTTCGGCCTGTTCCACAGATTCGGAGAGCGCAGTAGCTGTGCGGCAGGAACGCCAAAAATTGGCCCATGATCCGCTGGTGTTGGCTGCTGTGGATATATTTAACGGCCAGGTTGGAGATATTCGGGTGGGGCCGCGTTTCCGTGGACCTTTGCATAAGGAAAAGCTTGACGAATAA
- the recR gene encoding recombination mediator RecR — translation MQVIPPALERLMTDLTRLPGIGQKTASRLALYLLRRPAAEALNLSASLAELHASIQLCSSCFAFSENDPCQICEDSRRNDRLVCVVEAPGDLIAIEKTGAFGGVYHILHGVLAPMEGIGPDELKIRELFRRVSTQDIEEILVATSSTVPGEATASYLIDHLAGMPVKVTRLACGIPMGMDIKYADEHTLSRAVESRQVITEHDA, via the coding sequence ATGCAGGTTATTCCTCCGGCTCTGGAACGGCTGATGACCGATCTGACCCGGTTGCCCGGTATTGGTCAGAAGACCGCCTCCCGGCTTGCCCTCTACCTTTTGCGGCGTCCTGCTGCTGAGGCCCTGAATCTCTCAGCCAGTTTAGCTGAGCTCCACGCATCTATCCAGTTATGCAGCAGTTGCTTTGCCTTTTCTGAGAACGATCCTTGTCAGATCTGTGAAGATTCTCGCCGCAATGATCGCTTGGTTTGCGTGGTAGAAGCACCCGGTGATCTAATAGCCATTGAAAAGACCGGTGCCTTTGGCGGCGTCTATCATATCTTGCATGGGGTCTTAGCCCCTATGGAGGGCATCGGGCCGGATGAGCTTAAAATTCGTGAACTCTTCCGGCGGGTGAGTACCCAGGATATTGAGGAAATCTTGGTGGCGACCAGCTCCACGGTGCCGGGTGAGGCCACAGCCTCCTATCTCATTGACCATCTGGCAGGCATGCCCGTCAAGGTTACCCGCCTTGCCTGCGGTATTCCTATGGGCATGGATATCAAGTATGCGGATGAGCATACCTTGTCACGGGCTGTGGAATCTCGGCAGGTTATAACAGAGCATGACGCTTGA
- a CDS encoding FAD/NAD(P)-binding oxidoreductase produces the protein MKKLVILGAGCAGTMVANNLRKKLDSDEWSITIIDKDDKHIYQPGLIFIPFGMYKPEEIIRTRSEFIGKGINFVVDEIVGVDTETQTVETTAGKYEYDKIIVCTGVSLAPEEVPGMMDGWHTKIFDFYTLEGAIKLEKKLRSFKSGKMVLDIAEFPYKCPVAPLEFVYLADWYFTERGVRDDIEIQFVTPMTGAFTKPKASAYFTKMMHEKNIKVTADFILAEVDCTNNKLISASGDEIDWDLLVSIPPNVGARYLVNSEVAMDEVGYVKTNNHTLQAENHKNMYVLGDNTTIPTSKAGSVAHFSAEIMIENFMREINGEPVRPDYDGHSNCFIETGYGKASLIDFNYEYEPLPGKFPLPGLGPFSLLGDTKANHWGKMMFKWVYWNKLLTGEELPLEAQMSLAGKVQD, from the coding sequence ATGAAAAAGCTGGTTATTCTTGGTGCGGGCTGTGCAGGCACAATGGTTGCGAACAATTTACGCAAGAAGCTGGATAGTGATGAGTGGTCGATCACGATTATTGATAAAGATGACAAACATATTTATCAGCCCGGCCTGATCTTTATTCCCTTCGGCATGTACAAGCCCGAAGAGATTATCCGTACCCGCAGCGAGTTTATCGGCAAGGGAATCAACTTTGTCGTGGATGAGATTGTCGGTGTTGATACGGAGACACAAACCGTGGAGACCACAGCGGGTAAATACGAATACGACAAAATCATCGTGTGTACCGGTGTGAGTTTGGCCCCGGAAGAAGTTCCGGGCATGATGGACGGTTGGCACACCAAGATTTTTGATTTTTACACCTTGGAAGGGGCAATAAAGCTGGAAAAGAAACTGCGCAGCTTTAAAAGCGGCAAAATGGTGCTGGATATTGCCGAATTCCCGTACAAATGCCCGGTTGCTCCGCTTGAATTCGTCTACCTTGCTGACTGGTATTTTACCGAGCGAGGAGTGCGCGATGATATTGAGATCCAGTTTGTCACCCCCATGACCGGTGCCTTTACCAAGCCCAAGGCATCTGCCTACTTTACCAAGATGATGCACGAAAAGAACATCAAGGTCACTGCAGATTTTATCCTTGCCGAAGTTGACTGCACCAATAATAAACTGATTTCTGCATCCGGTGATGAAATTGACTGGGATTTGCTGGTTTCCATTCCGCCCAATGTGGGAGCGCGGTATTTGGTCAATTCCGAGGTTGCTATGGATGAAGTGGGCTACGTCAAAACGAATAACCATACCTTGCAGGCAGAAAATCATAAAAATATGTATGTCCTTGGGGACAATACAACCATTCCCACCTCCAAGGCCGGTTCCGTGGCTCATTTTTCCGCAGAAATCATGATAGAAAATTTCATGCGTGAGATCAACGGCGAGCCTGTTCGACCGGACTATGATGGTCATTCTAACTGTTTCATCGAGACCGGCTATGGTAAGGCATCTCTCATTGATTTCAACTATGAGTATGAGCCCCTGCCAGGTAAATTTCCCCTGCCCGGCCTCGGACCCTTTTCTCTCCTTGGCGACACCAAGGCCAATCATTGGGGCAAGATGATGTTCAAATGGGTGTACTGGAACAAACTGTTGACTGGTGAGGAATTACCGCTTGAGGCTCAGATGTCTCTTGCGGGTAAGGTTCAGGATTAA
- a CDS encoding YbaB/EbfC family nucleoid-associated protein has translation MNISDMMQQAKEFQKKMGDVQEELATKNVTGSAGGGMVTATMNGRGELVGLSIEPGIVKADEVDMLQDLVVAAVNDGARKAAELGKGEMSKLTGGLNIPGLS, from the coding sequence ATGAATATCTCAGATATGATGCAGCAGGCAAAGGAATTCCAGAAGAAAATGGGTGATGTGCAGGAGGAGTTGGCAACCAAAAACGTTACCGGCTCTGCTGGCGGGGGCATGGTGACAGCGACCATGAATGGTCGCGGCGAATTGGTCGGTCTTTCCATTGAACCGGGTATTGTGAAAGCTGATGAAGTTGACATGCTTCAGGATCTGGTTGTGGCGGCGGTCAATGACGGTGCTCGTAAGGCGGCGGAATTGGGCAAGGGGGAGATGTCCAAGCTGACCGGTGGGTTGAATATCCCTGGTCTTTCATAA